A genomic window from Pecten maximus chromosome 4, xPecMax1.1, whole genome shotgun sequence includes:
- the LOC117326517 gene encoding cytochrome c oxidase subunit 3-like: MFGFVPVFGFVLVFGFVLVFGFVLVFGFVPVFGFVLVFDFVLVFCFVLVFGFVLVFTFTHVFDFVLVFGFVLVFGFVLVFGFVLLFCFALVFGFVLVFTFAHVFDFVLVFGFVLVFGFVLVFGFSLVFGLVLMFGLVLMFDFVLVFTFAHMFDFVPVFGFALVYGFVPVFGLALVFCFALVFGFVLVFGFVLVFGFVLMFGFVLVFGFVLVFGPFLVFTFSLVFDFVRVLGFVLVFGFVLVFDFSQ; encoded by the coding sequence ATGTTTGGCTTTGTCCCAGTGTTTGGCTTTGTCCTAGTGTTTGGCTTTGTCCTAGTGTTTGGCTTTGTCCTAGTGTTTGGCTTTGTCCCAGTGTTTGGCTTTGTCCTAGTGTTTGACTTTGTCctagtgttttgttttgtcctAGTGTTTGGCTTTGTCTTAGTGTTTACCTTCACCCATGTGTTTGACTTTGTCCTAGTGTTTGGCTTTGTCCTAGTTTTTGGCTTTGTCCTAGTGTTTGGCTTTgtcttgttgttttgttttgcccTAGTGTTTGGCTTTGTCTTAGTGTTTACCTTCGCCCATGTGTTTGACTTTGTCCTAGTGTTTGGCTTTGTCCTAGTGTTTGGCTTTGTCCTAGTGTTTGGCTTTTCCCTAGTGTTTGGCTTGGTCCTAATGTTTGGCTTGGTCCTAATGTTTGACTTTGTATTAGTGTTTACCTTCGCCCATATGTTTGACTTTGTCCCAGTGTTTGGCTTTGCCCTAGTGTATGGCTTTGTCCCAGTGTTTGGCCTTGCCCTAGTGTTTTGTTTTGCCCTAGTGTTTGGCTTTGTCCTAGTGTTTGGCTTTGTCCTAGTGTTTGGCTTTGTCCTAATGTTTGGCTTTGTCCTAGTGTTTGGTTTTGTCCTGGTGTTTGGCCCTTTTTTAGTGTTTACCTTTTCCCTAGTGTTTGACTTTGTCCGAGTGTTAGGTTTTGTCCTAGTGTTTGGCTTTGTCCTAGTGTTTGACTTTTCCCAATGA